In the Candidatus Chlamydia sanziniae genome, CTCCACCAGGAGGAAGAGGTATAGAACCTTTAGTCCCCGGAGGAAGAGGTGCAGGACCTTTCTTAGGTCGTGCTCCACCAGGAGGAAGAGGTATAGAACCTTTAGTCCCCGGAGGAAGAGGTGCAGGACCTTTCTTAGGTCGTGCTCTACCAGGAGGAAGAGGCGCAGGACGCGAAGGACGTGCTCCAGAAGTAAATACTGGTTCTTCCTCCTTCTTAGGAGAATGAAGTGAAGAAGAAGTTTGTCCTCCTGCTGGTCTTCCAGTGAAAAAATAGGTTAGAGCAGCCCCTATTCTAGCCAAAACACCTCTTTGTGACCTAGAAGAAGTACCAATGTTATGAGAACCTAAATTTCCTGTTCTCGAAGTTCCTGAACTCTGAGATCTTTGCACATTAGAACCCCGTGACTGTGTCCCACTCGTCCACAAACCAGATCCAGGTTGGTTATCAGAAGGATTAACTGACATTATTTTTCTCTTTTATTTAAGTTATTTAATTTATTTTAAAAATAAAACACGATTATATGAAACACTTTTCATTCTAAAAATGAAAATAACTGTAATTATATAATTAACTAATTTTATCTATTCAAAAAGCCTTTTATAAACATTGCAAAGGAAGAAATATCATAGGCAAATGACACCAGTCCCCAAGATACCTCCTACACATAGTTTTAATGAAAAGCTCAAAATACAACAGGTCCCTCCAAGCAAGAAATTTTTATTACAAGAAAGAACTTCTAAGCATTTGGAATATGGTCTACCTACACGTAAGTTATGAAAATTTCCCCTAAGAACTTTATTTGTTCTCCTCATTTCTCCAACGGATATGTGGCTTGTCGGAAGATCTCTTGCTATCGCTAGGTGATTTCAAAATTCCTTTCGCTGGAGGAAGAGGCGCAGGACGTGAAGGCTTTATTCCAGAAGCAAATGTTTTTCCTCTTACCTTTTTAGGAAGAGGTACAGGACGCTTCTTAGGTCGTGCTCCAAGAGGGAAAGGCGTACTAACCGAAGGAGGAGGAGGCGCAGGACGTGAAGGTCGAGGAGTCCCATTCGCGCTGGGAACTCGAGGTGTTAACACATGTTTTCCCGTCTGATATCCACGTTTTATTAAATGTTCGGCAGCACCTTGGGTATCTCGAGCATTCGATGGTGTTGGATTATAGTGCTCATATGGATTTTCAACTCCCCCTCTCCTTGTACGAAAAGGCCTAGAAAAAAAGTTTGCTATTGTACTCCATATCCTCTGCAATAGACCTTGTCTAGATGAAGAAGACTCACTTTCAGTTACCTTATGCTGACCCAAATTTACTTTGCCCTTTTCTCCTCCAGATTGAACATCAGGGTGCTGCAAATGAGCGTTCGATGCCCACAAATCGGGCTCTGGTTTTTTACCAAAAGGATTAATAGACATAATAATTTCTCTTTTTTTATTTTTTTAATTAACTTTATTTTAAAAATAAAATGTTTAGAAAGAAATTATTATTGATTTAGTGTTCTAAATAAATATAATCAGACCAAGCCTGAATACCCTTCATAACAAAAGAAATAAAAATATAAATTCCTAAGATTAAGTAGGCTAGATTAGCATAGGAAAAACTCCGGACACTCTATAAGCAACCGTAAAAAAATGCATGTATTTAATAAAATTAATTCTCTGAAGGAGACAGAACCTCAGTTCCAGGTAAGAATCCATGATCAAGAAACTCTAAAGAAGCTCCGCCTCCTGTAGAGACATGGGAAACCTTGGTAGTACAACCTGCTAGAGCAACAACAGCAGCAGCATCTCCCCCTCCGACAACAGTAATTGCAGAAGGGTGATGCCCCAAGGCATGAGCAAGAACAAGAGAGCCTTCATCAAAAGGGGGCACTTCATAAACACCAACAGGTCCATTCCAAAATATAGTTTTGGATTGACTGATAATGTGAGAAAACTCCTCTATAGTCTTAGGACCTATATCTAAACCCTGCAAATCTGGGAGAATCCCCTGATCTATAGAAACCACAGTGTATTCAGCGTGAGTTCCCCGGGCAACCTTAACATCGCGAGGTAAAACAATCTGCACCTTATGGCTTTCTGCCATTTTCAACACATGTTTAGCGAGTTTTATTCCCGATTCTTCAACAAGAGAACGACCGACAGCTTTTCCTAAAGCTTTTAAAAAAGTAAAGCCCATTCCTCCAGCTAGTAAAAGGTAATCAATCTGAGAAAGCAAAGTTTCTATCACCCCAATTTTAGAAGACACCTTGGCACCACCAAGAATCGCTGTAAATGGTCGGTTAGGAGAACGCAAAAGATGGGTTCCTAAAAATTCGAGTTCTTTTTCCAT is a window encoding:
- a CDS encoding phosphoglycerate kinase, whose translation is MDRLTVRDLSPEGKKVLVRVDFNVPMQEGKVLDDMRIRSAMPTINYLLKKNAAVILMSHLGRPKQEGFEESFSLQPVVEVLEDYLGHHVPLALDCIGEVTRRAVGQLSPGRVLLLENLRFHLGEEHPDKDPSFAAELSSYGDFYVNDAFGTSHRKHASVYVVPQAFPGKAAAGFLMEKELEFLGTHLLRSPNRPFTAILGGAKVSSKIGVIETLLSQIDYLLLAGGMGFTFLKALGKAVGRSLVEESGIKLAKHVLKMAESHKVQIVLPRDVKVARGTHAEYTVVSIDQGILPDLQGLDIGPKTIEEFSHIISQSKTIFWNGPVGVYEVPPFDEGSLVLAHALGHHPSAITVVGGGDAAAVVALAGCTTKVSHVSTGGGASLEFLDHGFLPGTEVLSPSEN